From one Drosophila subpulchrella strain 33 F10 #4 breed RU33 chromosome 3L, RU_Dsub_v1.1 Primary Assembly, whole genome shotgun sequence genomic stretch:
- the LOC119555212 gene encoding longitudinals lacking protein, isoforms A/B/D/L isoform X2, with amino-acid sequence MSVQQFCLRWNNHQPNFISVCSSLLHNGTLVDVTLAAEGRQLQAHKIVLSACSSYFQALFTTNPCQHPIVILKDVQYDDLKTMVDFMYYGEVNVSQEQLPHILKTAEMLKIKGLAEMPTDPANLTKSDSKSSTDGTELVGGSGVGTGAGTSAGSLGAASGSSVGDSLWSSSEAQQFQQQQQQQQAQQQAQQQHHHHQQQQQQLQQQQQQAQQQQQQQQQHHHHHHQQQQGGQAQAAQAHHHQMRRTPSPLSAGTSPATRRKRLRKSSNNGSGERNNAEEQHNSSLDAGSGAGNAGLSLAQMSQMSFGAGGGLAGHSLHAAKLLKESASAELEQQPQDSDLDDGHGHLHMQIKPEVDIGGVNQTMPLDISGGTTPSEHDAPNSQSSHSEPSPAHAPHPPHPSLAAASSSSGGSGSFERSFSIGGIGSGECDPDGTSSSPVVMGTKRNRVLTRQPRVKRDSDSISSTNQISPDTAATTLDFDPFNAAGATSVTARDYSTTGTHHLHHQPPAHHQHHLLTVPPRIERHASEPAPSLGPSTPHLLSVPSSTPYLIKQHSDPLLPRQSALHIAGSGSSSGLASGSNPFAPLHRQYSHPLSGTNTYITPAPLHHPHHISLPESIYASGSPPPAGSSQYLVPTRVVACPVVSSETAATPTNASPGSSSAVSAAVSVVTSPNSGLQNSASRHPLSPTFSIGSDVAHERRSPHSPSINRSQIVERAGKNPGEAANGGGSRLRNSKSASGSISGTHLHPSQATMSSSFEHLPTLRVKNEELQRSVSSPQTQREIITLENPRSSHCPVIRPGPALGCNFCWNTIDGHGRILRRKTKYHCPECQTNLCIVPCFQEYHERLNNEAAAASSGAGAGENQLSSSTTGSGSSSSGKASPYVSSAGSSSSGAGAARHYTKTESI; translated from the exons ATGTCCGTGCAGCAGTTCTGCCTGCGCTGGAACAACCACCAGCCGAACTTCATCTCGGTGTGCTCCTCGCTGCTGCACAATGGCACCCTGGTGGACGTCACCCTGGCGGCCGAGGGTCGCCAGCTGCAGGCCCACAAGATCGTGCTGTCCGCCTGCAGTTCATACTTTCAG GCTTTGTTTACCACAAATCCGTGCCAGCATCCCATTGTAATCCTAAAGGACGTGCAGTACGATGACCTCAAGACCATGGTGGACTTTATGTACTACGGCGAGGTCAATGTGTCGCAGGAGCAGCTGCCGCACATCCTTAAGACCGCCGAGATGCTCAAGATCAAGGGTCTGGCGGAGATGCCCACGGATCCGGCCAATCTCACCAAGTCGGACAGCAAGTCCTCCACCGACGGCACCGAATTGGTGGGCGGCTCGGGCGTAGGCACTGGAGCTGGTACCTCGGCTGGAAGCCTGGGCGCAGCCAGTGGCAGCAGCGTGGGCGACTCCCTGTGGAGCAGCAGCGAGGCCCAGCAgttccagcagcagcagcaacaacagcaggcCCAGCAACaggcgcagcagcagcaccatcaccaccagcaacaacagcagcagctgcagcagcagcagcaacaggcgcagcagcagcaacaacagcagcagcagcaccatcaccaccaccatcagcagcagcagggcgGCCAGGCGCAGGCGGCGCAAGCGCATCACCACCAGATGCGCCGTACCCCGTCGCCCTTGAGCGCCGGCACCTCGCCGGCCACCAGGCGCAAGCGGTTGCGCAAATCCTCGAATAACG GCTCTGGCGAACGCAACAATGCGGAGGAGCAGCACAACAGCTCATTGGACGCTGGCAGTGGTGCCGGCAATGCCGGCCTCAGTCTCGCCCAGATGAGCCAGATGTCCTTTGGTGCGGGCGGCGGTCTCGCCGGCCACTCACTGCACGCGGCCAAGCTGCTCAAGGAGTCGGCCAGCGCTGAGCTGGAGCAGCAGCCGCAGGACTCGGATCTGGATGACGGACACGGACACTTACACATGCAAATT AAGCCCGAAGTGGATATTGGCGGTGTTAACCAAACGATGCCCCTGGACATATCCGGCGGCACCACGCCATCCGAGCACGATGCGCCGAACTCGCAGTCCTCGCACTCGG AACCCAGCCCAGCACATGCACCTCATCCACCACATCCTTCTTTGGCGgccgccagcagcagcagcggtgGCAGCGGAAGCTTCGAGCGCTCCTTCAGCATCGGAGGCATTGGGTCCGGCGAATGTGATCCGGATGGCACGTCCAGTTCGCCGGTGGTGATGGGCACGAAACGCAACCGGGTGCTAACCCGTCAGCCGAGGGTGAAACGCGACAGCGACAGCATCTCCTCCACGAATCAGATATCTCCGGATACGGCTGCCACGACGCTGGACTTTGATCCGTTTAATGCTGCGGGCGCCACGAGTGTCACGGCCAGGGATTATTCCACCACGGGCACGCATCATCTGCACCACCAGCCGCCGGCACACCACCAACATCACCTGCTGACCGTGCCACCGCGAATCGAGCGACATGCCTCTGAACCGGCGCCCAGCTTGGGCCCCTCCACGCCGCACCTGCTCAGCGTGCCGTCCAGCACTCCTTATCTCATCAAGCAGCATTCGGATCCGTTGCTGCCCCGTCAGTCCGCCCTGCATATCGCCGGATCCGGTTCCAGTTCCGGGCTAGCGAGCGGCAGCAATCCGTTTGCCCCACTGCACCGCCAATACTCGCATCCGCTGTCGGGGACAAATACCTATATCACGCCAGCGCCGCTCCATCATCCGCACCATATCTCACTGCCCGAGTCCATCTACGCCTCGGGATCTCCGCCGCCGGCCGGCTCCTCGCAGTACCTGGTGCCCACGCGTGTGGTGGCCTGTCCAGTGGTCTCCAGTGAAACGGCCGCCACTCCCACAAATGCCAGTCCCGGTTCCTCGTCGGCAGTGTCGGCCGCCGTGTCCGTGGTTACCTCGCCCAATTCGGGGCTTCAGAACAGCGCCAGTCGGCATCCGTTGTCGCCCACGTTCTCCATTGGATCGGATGTGGCCCACGAGCGTAGGTCCCCTCACTCGCCCTCCATCAACCGATCACAGATCGTCGAACGGGCAGGCAAGAATCCGGGAGAGGCGGCCAACGGAGGCGGTTCGAGGCTAAGGAATTCCAAGTCTGCCTCGGGCTCCATCAGTGGCACCCATCTGCATCCCAGCCAGGCCACCATGAGCAGTTCGTTCGAGCACCTGCCCACGCTACGCGTCAAGAACGAGGAACTGCAGCGATCGGTGTCTTCACCTCAG ACCCAACGGGAGATCATCACCCTCGAGAATCCGCGTTCTAGTCACTGTCCGGTCATCAGGCCGGGTCCAGCGCTGGGCTGCAACTTCTGCTGGAACACCATCGATGGGCATGGACGCATTTTGCGACGCAAAACGAAATACCATTGCCCGGAGTGCCAGACGAACTTGTGCATTGTGCCCTGCTTCCAGGAGTACCACGAGCGGCTCAATAACGAGGCAGCTGCGGCGTCCAGTGGAGCGGGAGCGGGCGAGAATCAGCTGAGCAGCAGCACGACGGGATCGgggagcagcagcagtggCAAGGCCTCGCCGTATGTCTCCTCCgccggcagcagcagcagcggagCGGGTGCAGCTCGTCATTATACCAAGACGGAATCGATATAA
- the LOC119555212 gene encoding longitudinals lacking protein, isoforms A/B/D/L isoform X1, which translates to MSVQQFCLRWNNHQPNFISVCSSLLHNGTLVDVTLAAEGRQLQAHKIVLSACSSYFQALFTTNPCQHPIVILKDVQYDDLKTMVDFMYYGEVNVSQEQLPHILKTAEMLKIKGLAEMPTDPANLTKSDSKSSTDGTELVGGSGVGTGAGTSAGSLGAASGSSVGDSLWSSSEAQQFQQQQQQQQAQQQAQQQHHHHQQQQQQLQQQQQQAQQQQQQQQQHHHHHHQQQQGGQAQAAQAHHHQMRRTPSPLSAGTSPATRRKRLRKSSNNGSGERNNAEEQHNSSLDAGSGAGNAGLSLAQMSQMSFGAGGGLAGHSLHAAKLLKESASAELEQQPQDSDLDDGHGHLHMQIVMKLKPEVDIGGVNQTMPLDISGGTTPSEHDAPNSQSSHSEPSPAHAPHPPHPSLAAASSSSGGSGSFERSFSIGGIGSGECDPDGTSSSPVVMGTKRNRVLTRQPRVKRDSDSISSTNQISPDTAATTLDFDPFNAAGATSVTARDYSTTGTHHLHHQPPAHHQHHLLTVPPRIERHASEPAPSLGPSTPHLLSVPSSTPYLIKQHSDPLLPRQSALHIAGSGSSSGLASGSNPFAPLHRQYSHPLSGTNTYITPAPLHHPHHISLPESIYASGSPPPAGSSQYLVPTRVVACPVVSSETAATPTNASPGSSSAVSAAVSVVTSPNSGLQNSASRHPLSPTFSIGSDVAHERRSPHSPSINRSQIVERAGKNPGEAANGGGSRLRNSKSASGSISGTHLHPSQATMSSSFEHLPTLRVKNEELQRSVSSPQTQREIITLENPRSSHCPVIRPGPALGCNFCWNTIDGHGRILRRKTKYHCPECQTNLCIVPCFQEYHERLNNEAAAASSGAGAGENQLSSSTTGSGSSSSGKASPYVSSAGSSSSGAGAARHYTKTESI; encoded by the exons ATGTCCGTGCAGCAGTTCTGCCTGCGCTGGAACAACCACCAGCCGAACTTCATCTCGGTGTGCTCCTCGCTGCTGCACAATGGCACCCTGGTGGACGTCACCCTGGCGGCCGAGGGTCGCCAGCTGCAGGCCCACAAGATCGTGCTGTCCGCCTGCAGTTCATACTTTCAG GCTTTGTTTACCACAAATCCGTGCCAGCATCCCATTGTAATCCTAAAGGACGTGCAGTACGATGACCTCAAGACCATGGTGGACTTTATGTACTACGGCGAGGTCAATGTGTCGCAGGAGCAGCTGCCGCACATCCTTAAGACCGCCGAGATGCTCAAGATCAAGGGTCTGGCGGAGATGCCCACGGATCCGGCCAATCTCACCAAGTCGGACAGCAAGTCCTCCACCGACGGCACCGAATTGGTGGGCGGCTCGGGCGTAGGCACTGGAGCTGGTACCTCGGCTGGAAGCCTGGGCGCAGCCAGTGGCAGCAGCGTGGGCGACTCCCTGTGGAGCAGCAGCGAGGCCCAGCAgttccagcagcagcagcaacaacagcaggcCCAGCAACaggcgcagcagcagcaccatcaccaccagcaacaacagcagcagctgcagcagcagcagcaacaggcgcagcagcagcaacaacagcagcagcagcaccatcaccaccaccatcagcagcagcagggcgGCCAGGCGCAGGCGGCGCAAGCGCATCACCACCAGATGCGCCGTACCCCGTCGCCCTTGAGCGCCGGCACCTCGCCGGCCACCAGGCGCAAGCGGTTGCGCAAATCCTCGAATAACG GCTCTGGCGAACGCAACAATGCGGAGGAGCAGCACAACAGCTCATTGGACGCTGGCAGTGGTGCCGGCAATGCCGGCCTCAGTCTCGCCCAGATGAGCCAGATGTCCTTTGGTGCGGGCGGCGGTCTCGCCGGCCACTCACTGCACGCGGCCAAGCTGCTCAAGGAGTCGGCCAGCGCTGAGCTGGAGCAGCAGCCGCAGGACTCGGATCTGGATGACGGACACGGACACTTACACATGCAAATTGTAATGAAATTG AAGCCCGAAGTGGATATTGGCGGTGTTAACCAAACGATGCCCCTGGACATATCCGGCGGCACCACGCCATCCGAGCACGATGCGCCGAACTCGCAGTCCTCGCACTCGG AACCCAGCCCAGCACATGCACCTCATCCACCACATCCTTCTTTGGCGgccgccagcagcagcagcggtgGCAGCGGAAGCTTCGAGCGCTCCTTCAGCATCGGAGGCATTGGGTCCGGCGAATGTGATCCGGATGGCACGTCCAGTTCGCCGGTGGTGATGGGCACGAAACGCAACCGGGTGCTAACCCGTCAGCCGAGGGTGAAACGCGACAGCGACAGCATCTCCTCCACGAATCAGATATCTCCGGATACGGCTGCCACGACGCTGGACTTTGATCCGTTTAATGCTGCGGGCGCCACGAGTGTCACGGCCAGGGATTATTCCACCACGGGCACGCATCATCTGCACCACCAGCCGCCGGCACACCACCAACATCACCTGCTGACCGTGCCACCGCGAATCGAGCGACATGCCTCTGAACCGGCGCCCAGCTTGGGCCCCTCCACGCCGCACCTGCTCAGCGTGCCGTCCAGCACTCCTTATCTCATCAAGCAGCATTCGGATCCGTTGCTGCCCCGTCAGTCCGCCCTGCATATCGCCGGATCCGGTTCCAGTTCCGGGCTAGCGAGCGGCAGCAATCCGTTTGCCCCACTGCACCGCCAATACTCGCATCCGCTGTCGGGGACAAATACCTATATCACGCCAGCGCCGCTCCATCATCCGCACCATATCTCACTGCCCGAGTCCATCTACGCCTCGGGATCTCCGCCGCCGGCCGGCTCCTCGCAGTACCTGGTGCCCACGCGTGTGGTGGCCTGTCCAGTGGTCTCCAGTGAAACGGCCGCCACTCCCACAAATGCCAGTCCCGGTTCCTCGTCGGCAGTGTCGGCCGCCGTGTCCGTGGTTACCTCGCCCAATTCGGGGCTTCAGAACAGCGCCAGTCGGCATCCGTTGTCGCCCACGTTCTCCATTGGATCGGATGTGGCCCACGAGCGTAGGTCCCCTCACTCGCCCTCCATCAACCGATCACAGATCGTCGAACGGGCAGGCAAGAATCCGGGAGAGGCGGCCAACGGAGGCGGTTCGAGGCTAAGGAATTCCAAGTCTGCCTCGGGCTCCATCAGTGGCACCCATCTGCATCCCAGCCAGGCCACCATGAGCAGTTCGTTCGAGCACCTGCCCACGCTACGCGTCAAGAACGAGGAACTGCAGCGATCGGTGTCTTCACCTCAG ACCCAACGGGAGATCATCACCCTCGAGAATCCGCGTTCTAGTCACTGTCCGGTCATCAGGCCGGGTCCAGCGCTGGGCTGCAACTTCTGCTGGAACACCATCGATGGGCATGGACGCATTTTGCGACGCAAAACGAAATACCATTGCCCGGAGTGCCAGACGAACTTGTGCATTGTGCCCTGCTTCCAGGAGTACCACGAGCGGCTCAATAACGAGGCAGCTGCGGCGTCCAGTGGAGCGGGAGCGGGCGAGAATCAGCTGAGCAGCAGCACGACGGGATCGgggagcagcagcagtggCAAGGCCTCGCCGTATGTCTCCTCCgccggcagcagcagcagcggagCGGGTGCAGCTCGTCATTATACCAAGACGGAATCGATATAA
- the LOC119555212 gene encoding G-box-binding factor isoform X3 produces the protein MSVQQFCLRWNNHQPNFISVCSSLLHNGTLVDVTLAAEGRQLQAHKIVLSACSSYFQALFTTNPCQHPIVILKDVQYDDLKTMVDFMYYGEVNVSQEQLPHILKTAEMLKIKGLAEMPTDPANLTKSDSKSSTDGTELVGGSGVGTGAGTSAGSLGAASGSSVGDSLWSSSEAQQFQQQQQQQQAQQQAQQQHHHHQQQQQQLQQQQQQAQQQQQQQQQHHHHHHQQQQGGQAQAAQAHHHQMRRTPSPLSAGTSPATRRKRLRKSSNNGSGERNNAEEQHNSSLDAGSGAGNAGLSLAQMSQMSFGAGGGLAGHSLHAAKLLKESASAELEQQPQDSDLDDGHGHLHMQIVMKLKPEVDIGGVNQTMPLDISGGTTPSEHDAPNSQSSHSGLQWTVVDSNYPRFSLPACQSNLLGNGGGSGGGAGSQSSGANSAGGVNSDQRQQHEAQQQASQQQQHLQQLHYQQQQQQQQEQASASGQAYSSQIITVNNLVGSYATAAQNLSPTSPNESNMVQSVYSQGPTPTQSPVHAGVGGASAAGVGAGSANAGNGGAPGAVNQVVKRKRSVNPQGDENFIRALEAVRTGGIGFCKAARLYGVNNRTLWLEYKKRGYPVSRPSIKARVVKQEPNLSPSPTPSTNQGDDNTNETLSMQIPPQAETPTPSLMCTPHHAGLGSGAGSLPGGGNSHPAIGVMSLFDPRYMDSPGNVHSMSRQRYIEATGGGAGAGTGTGTGTINVNPTTAMNLQSINFNSI, from the exons ATGTCCGTGCAGCAGTTCTGCCTGCGCTGGAACAACCACCAGCCGAACTTCATCTCGGTGTGCTCCTCGCTGCTGCACAATGGCACCCTGGTGGACGTCACCCTGGCGGCCGAGGGTCGCCAGCTGCAGGCCCACAAGATCGTGCTGTCCGCCTGCAGTTCATACTTTCAG GCTTTGTTTACCACAAATCCGTGCCAGCATCCCATTGTAATCCTAAAGGACGTGCAGTACGATGACCTCAAGACCATGGTGGACTTTATGTACTACGGCGAGGTCAATGTGTCGCAGGAGCAGCTGCCGCACATCCTTAAGACCGCCGAGATGCTCAAGATCAAGGGTCTGGCGGAGATGCCCACGGATCCGGCCAATCTCACCAAGTCGGACAGCAAGTCCTCCACCGACGGCACCGAATTGGTGGGCGGCTCGGGCGTAGGCACTGGAGCTGGTACCTCGGCTGGAAGCCTGGGCGCAGCCAGTGGCAGCAGCGTGGGCGACTCCCTGTGGAGCAGCAGCGAGGCCCAGCAgttccagcagcagcagcaacaacagcaggcCCAGCAACaggcgcagcagcagcaccatcaccaccagcaacaacagcagcagctgcagcagcagcagcaacaggcgcagcagcagcaacaacagcagcagcagcaccatcaccaccaccatcagcagcagcagggcgGCCAGGCGCAGGCGGCGCAAGCGCATCACCACCAGATGCGCCGTACCCCGTCGCCCTTGAGCGCCGGCACCTCGCCGGCCACCAGGCGCAAGCGGTTGCGCAAATCCTCGAATAACG GCTCTGGCGAACGCAACAATGCGGAGGAGCAGCACAACAGCTCATTGGACGCTGGCAGTGGTGCCGGCAATGCCGGCCTCAGTCTCGCCCAGATGAGCCAGATGTCCTTTGGTGCGGGCGGCGGTCTCGCCGGCCACTCACTGCACGCGGCCAAGCTGCTCAAGGAGTCGGCCAGCGCTGAGCTGGAGCAGCAGCCGCAGGACTCGGATCTGGATGACGGACACGGACACTTACACATGCAAATTGTAATGAAATTG AAGCCCGAAGTGGATATTGGCGGTGTTAACCAAACGATGCCCCTGGACATATCCGGCGGCACCACGCCATCCGAGCACGATGCGCCGAACTCGCAGTCCTCGCACTCGG GTCTGCAATGGACAGTTGTCGATTCCAACTATCCGCGCTTCTCCCTGCCCGCTTGCCAGTCCAACTTGCTGGGCAACGGCGGTGGCAGCGGTGGTGGCGCCGGCAGCCAGAGCAGTGGTGCGAATAGCGCTGGCGGCGTCAATAGCGACCAACGGCAGCAGCACGAGGCCCAGCAGCAGGccagccagcagcagcagcacctgcAGCAGCTGCActaccagcagcagcagcaacaacagcaggaGCAGGCCTCCGCCTCCGGACAGGCTTACTCGTCGCAGATCATCACCGTGAACAACCTAGTCGGCAGCTATGCGACGGCGGCCCAGAACCTCTCGCCCACCTCGCCCAACGAGTCGAACATGGTGCAATCGGTCTACAGTCAGGGACCCACGCCCACCCAGTCCCCCGTGCATGCGGGCGTTGGCGGAGCCAGTGCCGCCGGCGTAGGAGCGGGCAGTGCCAATGCTGGAAACGGTGGAGCCCCTGGCGCGGTTAATCAGGTGGTGAAGCGCAAGCGTTCGGTGAATCCGCAGGGAGATGAGAACTTCATTCGTGCCCTGGAGGCGGTGCGCACGGGTGGCATTGGATTCTGCAAGGCAGCTCGTCTGTACGGCGTGAACAACAGGACCCTGTGGCTGGAGTACAAGAAGCGGGGCTATCCGGTGTCACGGCCCAGCATCAAGGCGCGCGTGGTCAAGCAGGAGCCAAATCTGTCGCCCTCGCCAACGCCCTCAACGAACCAGGGCGATGACAACACCAACGAGACGCTGAGCATGCAAATACCACCACAGGCGGAGACTCCAACGCCGTCGCTCATGTGCACTCCGCATCACGCGGGCCTGGGCAGCGGAGCCGGAAGTCTGCCGGGCGGAGGAAACTCCCACCCGGCCATCGGGGTGATGAGCCTGTTCGATCCGCGGTACATGGATTCGCCTGGAAACGTGCACTCGATGTCGCGGCAGCGGTACATCGAAGCCACCGGCGGGGGAGCGGGTGCGGGAACGGGCACGGGCACCGGCACCATCAACGTCAATCCGACCACCGCCATGAATCTACAGAGTATTAACTTCAACTCAATATAG
- the LOC119555212 gene encoding G-box-binding factor isoform X4: MSVQQFCLRWNNHQPNFISVCSSLLHNGTLVDVTLAAEGRQLQAHKIVLSACSSYFQALFTTNPCQHPIVILKDVQYDDLKTMVDFMYYGEVNVSQEQLPHILKTAEMLKIKGLAEMPTDPANLTKSDSKSSTDGTELVGGSGVGTGAGTSAGSLGAASGSSVGDSLWSSSEAQQFQQQQQQQQAQQQAQQQHHHHQQQQQQLQQQQQQAQQQQQQQQQHHHHHHQQQQGGQAQAAQAHHHQMRRTPSPLSAGTSPATRRKRLRKSSNNGSGERNNAEEQHNSSLDAGSGAGNAGLSLAQMSQMSFGAGGGLAGHSLHAAKLLKESASAELEQQPQDSDLDDGHGHLHMQIKPEVDIGGVNQTMPLDISGGTTPSEHDAPNSQSSHSGLQWTVVDSNYPRFSLPACQSNLLGNGGGSGGGAGSQSSGANSAGGVNSDQRQQHEAQQQASQQQQHLQQLHYQQQQQQQQEQASASGQAYSSQIITVNNLVGSYATAAQNLSPTSPNESNMVQSVYSQGPTPTQSPVHAGVGGASAAGVGAGSANAGNGGAPGAVNQVVKRKRSVNPQGDENFIRALEAVRTGGIGFCKAARLYGVNNRTLWLEYKKRGYPVSRPSIKARVVKQEPNLSPSPTPSTNQGDDNTNETLSMQIPPQAETPTPSLMCTPHHAGLGSGAGSLPGGGNSHPAIGVMSLFDPRYMDSPGNVHSMSRQRYIEATGGGAGAGTGTGTGTINVNPTTAMNLQSINFNSI, encoded by the exons ATGTCCGTGCAGCAGTTCTGCCTGCGCTGGAACAACCACCAGCCGAACTTCATCTCGGTGTGCTCCTCGCTGCTGCACAATGGCACCCTGGTGGACGTCACCCTGGCGGCCGAGGGTCGCCAGCTGCAGGCCCACAAGATCGTGCTGTCCGCCTGCAGTTCATACTTTCAG GCTTTGTTTACCACAAATCCGTGCCAGCATCCCATTGTAATCCTAAAGGACGTGCAGTACGATGACCTCAAGACCATGGTGGACTTTATGTACTACGGCGAGGTCAATGTGTCGCAGGAGCAGCTGCCGCACATCCTTAAGACCGCCGAGATGCTCAAGATCAAGGGTCTGGCGGAGATGCCCACGGATCCGGCCAATCTCACCAAGTCGGACAGCAAGTCCTCCACCGACGGCACCGAATTGGTGGGCGGCTCGGGCGTAGGCACTGGAGCTGGTACCTCGGCTGGAAGCCTGGGCGCAGCCAGTGGCAGCAGCGTGGGCGACTCCCTGTGGAGCAGCAGCGAGGCCCAGCAgttccagcagcagcagcaacaacagcaggcCCAGCAACaggcgcagcagcagcaccatcaccaccagcaacaacagcagcagctgcagcagcagcagcaacaggcgcagcagcagcaacaacagcagcagcagcaccatcaccaccaccatcagcagcagcagggcgGCCAGGCGCAGGCGGCGCAAGCGCATCACCACCAGATGCGCCGTACCCCGTCGCCCTTGAGCGCCGGCACCTCGCCGGCCACCAGGCGCAAGCGGTTGCGCAAATCCTCGAATAACG GCTCTGGCGAACGCAACAATGCGGAGGAGCAGCACAACAGCTCATTGGACGCTGGCAGTGGTGCCGGCAATGCCGGCCTCAGTCTCGCCCAGATGAGCCAGATGTCCTTTGGTGCGGGCGGCGGTCTCGCCGGCCACTCACTGCACGCGGCCAAGCTGCTCAAGGAGTCGGCCAGCGCTGAGCTGGAGCAGCAGCCGCAGGACTCGGATCTGGATGACGGACACGGACACTTACACATGCAAATT AAGCCCGAAGTGGATATTGGCGGTGTTAACCAAACGATGCCCCTGGACATATCCGGCGGCACCACGCCATCCGAGCACGATGCGCCGAACTCGCAGTCCTCGCACTCGG GTCTGCAATGGACAGTTGTCGATTCCAACTATCCGCGCTTCTCCCTGCCCGCTTGCCAGTCCAACTTGCTGGGCAACGGCGGTGGCAGCGGTGGTGGCGCCGGCAGCCAGAGCAGTGGTGCGAATAGCGCTGGCGGCGTCAATAGCGACCAACGGCAGCAGCACGAGGCCCAGCAGCAGGccagccagcagcagcagcacctgcAGCAGCTGCActaccagcagcagcagcaacaacagcaggaGCAGGCCTCCGCCTCCGGACAGGCTTACTCGTCGCAGATCATCACCGTGAACAACCTAGTCGGCAGCTATGCGACGGCGGCCCAGAACCTCTCGCCCACCTCGCCCAACGAGTCGAACATGGTGCAATCGGTCTACAGTCAGGGACCCACGCCCACCCAGTCCCCCGTGCATGCGGGCGTTGGCGGAGCCAGTGCCGCCGGCGTAGGAGCGGGCAGTGCCAATGCTGGAAACGGTGGAGCCCCTGGCGCGGTTAATCAGGTGGTGAAGCGCAAGCGTTCGGTGAATCCGCAGGGAGATGAGAACTTCATTCGTGCCCTGGAGGCGGTGCGCACGGGTGGCATTGGATTCTGCAAGGCAGCTCGTCTGTACGGCGTGAACAACAGGACCCTGTGGCTGGAGTACAAGAAGCGGGGCTATCCGGTGTCACGGCCCAGCATCAAGGCGCGCGTGGTCAAGCAGGAGCCAAATCTGTCGCCCTCGCCAACGCCCTCAACGAACCAGGGCGATGACAACACCAACGAGACGCTGAGCATGCAAATACCACCACAGGCGGAGACTCCAACGCCGTCGCTCATGTGCACTCCGCATCACGCGGGCCTGGGCAGCGGAGCCGGAAGTCTGCCGGGCGGAGGAAACTCCCACCCGGCCATCGGGGTGATGAGCCTGTTCGATCCGCGGTACATGGATTCGCCTGGAAACGTGCACTCGATGTCGCGGCAGCGGTACATCGAAGCCACCGGCGGGGGAGCGGGTGCGGGAACGGGCACGGGCACCGGCACCATCAACGTCAATCCGACCACCGCCATGAATCTACAGAGTATTAACTTCAACTCAATATAG